The Thiothrix subterranea genome has a segment encoding these proteins:
- a CDS encoding NuoB/complex I 20 kDa subunit family protein codes for MGVEGILEKGFVTTTADALINWARTGSLWPMTFGLACCAVEMMHAGASRYDLDRFGIVFRPSPRQSDVMIVAGTLTNKMAPALRKVYDQMAEPRWVISMGSCANGGGYYHYSYAVVRGCDRIVPVDIYVPGCPPTAEALLYGIIQLQNKIRRTNTIAR; via the coding sequence ATGGGAGTAGAAGGGATTCTGGAGAAAGGCTTCGTTACCACGACAGCCGATGCCCTGATCAATTGGGCGCGTACTGGCTCGTTGTGGCCGATGACCTTTGGTCTGGCGTGCTGCGCGGTCGAAATGATGCACGCAGGGGCTTCTCGTTACGATTTAGACCGTTTCGGCATTGTGTTCCGCCCCAGTCCGCGCCAATCAGATGTGATGATCGTGGCAGGAACGCTGACCAACAAAATGGCTCCGGCGTTGCGCAAGGTCTATGATCAGATGGCGGAACCGCGTTGGGTGATTTCGATGGGGTCTTGTGCCAATGGTGGCGGTTACTACCATTATTCCTACGCGGTGGTGCGCGGCTGTGACCGGATTGTGCCGGTGGATATTTACGTACCCGGTTGCCCGCCAACCGCTGAAGCCCTGCTGTATGGCATTATCCAGTTGCAGAATAAAATTCGTCGAACCAACACGATAGCGCGGTAA
- the dsrO gene encoding sulfate reduction electron transfer complex DsrMKJOP subunit DsrO yields the protein MNQNRVDEYRRNFMTTLGGVAAVAAVAPSFVLQTAHAAGEVAAKPVDQAVTNAKRWGMLIDVTKLTDGGAGMVAACKKEHGWGDEAHSADTQKAHWARVVKVTDKLTQNSFSLPVMCQHCENPPCVDVCPTGASMKRADGIVQVNKHICIGCRYCMMACPYKARSFVHEALQDQKPHSPRGMGTVESCNMCVHRIDEGKLPACVEAAPDAVIFGDLNDPNSAVSQAMKTIGGKQIRADLGLNTGVRYHGI from the coding sequence ATGAATCAGAACCGTGTTGATGAATACCGTCGCAATTTTATGACAACCTTGGGTGGTGTTGCGGCAGTGGCTGCGGTTGCTCCCAGTTTTGTGTTGCAAACCGCACACGCCGCTGGCGAAGTCGCCGCGAAACCCGTTGATCAAGCTGTTACCAATGCTAAGCGTTGGGGCATGTTGATTGACGTGACCAAACTCACTGATGGTGGGGCTGGTATGGTGGCTGCGTGCAAAAAAGAACACGGTTGGGGCGATGAAGCCCATTCCGCTGACACTCAAAAAGCGCATTGGGCGCGTGTGGTGAAAGTCACGGATAAGCTGACCCAAAACAGTTTCAGCTTGCCGGTCATGTGCCAGCATTGCGAAAATCCGCCGTGCGTTGATGTTTGCCCAACAGGTGCATCCATGAAACGCGCGGATGGCATTGTGCAAGTCAACAAGCACATTTGTATCGGTTGCCGTTATTGCATGATGGCTTGCCCGTATAAAGCGCGTAGCTTTGTGCATGAAGCCTTGCAAGATCAAAAGCCGCATTCCCCACGGGGCATGGGTACGGTGGAATCCTGCAATATGTGCGTTCACCGCATTGACGAAGGCAAGTTGCCCGCGTGTGTGGAGGCTGCACCGGATGCTGTGATCTTCGGCGATTTGAATGACCCGAACAGCGCGGTCAGCCAAGCGATGAAAACTATCGGTGGCAAGCAAATCCGTGCCGATCTCGGTTTGAACACTGGCGTGCGTTACCACGGCATCTAA
- a CDS encoding YhbY family RNA-binding protein, whose protein sequence is MEMTGTLTETQKKRLRSRAHTLNPVVLIGQHGLKPTVLEEITGALDYHQLVKIKLSVGDRDLRNEMIEQIIQYSQSQLIQRIGNVAVLYRRNPDRPDVLKEQAF, encoded by the coding sequence ATGGAAATGACCGGAACATTGACAGAAACTCAGAAAAAGCGCCTGCGGAGTCGCGCTCATACCCTAAACCCCGTCGTCTTAATCGGTCAGCACGGGCTAAAACCTACTGTACTGGAAGAAATCACCGGTGCACTTGATTATCATCAACTGGTCAAAATTAAATTAAGCGTCGGTGATCGCGACTTACGCAATGAAATGATTGAACAAATTATCCAATATAGCCAGTCTCAACTGATTCAACGGATAGGAAATGTCGCTGTGCTGTATCGCCGCAACCCTGATCGCCCCGATGTTCTGAAAGAACAGGCTTTTTAA
- the nrfD gene encoding NrfD/PsrC family molybdoenzyme membrane anchor subunit: MASQAIIFRETKDGKGFYILLAVLGAFLALGALAFFHAEHHGHHVTGMNNQVVWGLPHVFAIGLIVAASGALNVGSIGTVFGKKIYQPMGRLSALLAISLLVGGLIVLVLDLGHPDRLIIAMTTYNFKSIFAWNIILYNGFLALSAVYIWTMMDRKVKSFYKLAGVAAFTWRLILTTGTGSIFGFLVARDFYNSAVMAPLFIVMSFAMGLAVFILVLHFAYSWTGRPLGDVVMNRLRYLLATFIGGVLLLEGARHFTGLYIAQKAGVENFILFDGGIYTQLFWVGQIMLGSLLPLSLIFCRKLGNNRIALLLAALFTILGGFAQLYVILIGGQAYPLVLFPGAEVSSDYFDGAINAYAPSIWELMLGLGGVALALVMVTIGVKVLRFLPDSLSDAVADPHSK, translated from the coding sequence ATGGCTAGTCAAGCAATCATTTTCCGCGAAACCAAAGACGGTAAGGGTTTTTATATCCTGCTGGCGGTTTTGGGTGCATTCCTCGCGCTGGGTGCGCTGGCGTTTTTCCACGCTGAACATCACGGGCATCATGTTACTGGCATGAACAACCAAGTTGTTTGGGGGCTGCCACACGTTTTTGCGATTGGTTTAATCGTCGCAGCATCGGGCGCGTTGAACGTGGGTTCAATCGGTACAGTATTCGGTAAGAAAATCTATCAACCGATGGGGCGTTTGTCGGCATTGCTGGCAATTTCCTTACTGGTCGGGGGTTTGATCGTGCTGGTGTTGGATTTGGGTCATCCTGATCGTTTGATCATTGCCATGACCACCTACAACTTCAAGTCGATCTTTGCGTGGAACATTATTCTGTATAACGGTTTCTTAGCGTTATCAGCGGTGTATATCTGGACAATGATGGATCGTAAGGTCAAGAGCTTTTACAAGTTGGCGGGGGTTGCAGCGTTCACATGGCGTTTGATCCTGACCACTGGTACGGGTTCAATCTTCGGTTTCTTGGTGGCGCGTGATTTCTATAACTCTGCGGTCATGGCGCCGTTGTTTATCGTGATGTCCTTTGCAATGGGTTTGGCAGTTTTCATTTTGGTGCTGCACTTTGCGTATAGCTGGACAGGTCGTCCATTGGGTGATGTAGTGATGAATCGCTTGCGTTACCTGTTGGCGACATTCATCGGTGGCGTATTGTTGCTGGAAGGTGCGCGTCATTTCACCGGTTTGTACATTGCGCAGAAAGCGGGTGTGGAAAACTTCATCTTGTTTGACGGTGGTATCTACACGCAGTTGTTCTGGGTCGGTCAGATCATGTTGGGTAGTTTGCTGCCGTTGTCGCTGATTTTCTGCCGCAAGTTGGGAAATAATCGTATCGCTTTGTTATTGGCTGCGTTGTTCACTATCCTTGGCGGCTTTGCGCAACTGTATGTGATTTTGATTGGTGGGCAAGCGTATCCGTTGGTCTTATTCCCCGGTGCTGAAGTTTCCAGTGATTACTTTGACGGTGCGATTAATGCGTATGCGCCGAGTATCTGGGAGTTGATGCTGGGTCTGGGTGGTGTCGCACTTGCGTTGGTCATGGTGACGATTGGCGTGAAAGTATTGCGCTTCCTGCCGGATTCCTTGTCGGATGCGGTGGCTGATCCGCACAGCAAGTAA
- the ndhC gene encoding NADH-quinone oxidoreductase subunit A: MLGEYLPILVFLAVGFGLAVVLLGLGLLAGPRRPDAEKDSPFECGFPAFEDSRIKFDVRYYLVAILFIIFDLEIAFLFPWAIVLDTIGVFGIVAMGIFLTILIVGFIYEWKKGALEWE; the protein is encoded by the coding sequence ATGCTAGGAGAATACCTTCCCATTCTCGTTTTTCTGGCAGTCGGTTTTGGCTTAGCAGTGGTATTGCTAGGTTTGGGGTTGCTCGCAGGCCCGCGCCGACCAGACGCAGAAAAAGATTCACCGTTCGAGTGCGGCTTCCCCGCGTTTGAAGACTCTCGCATCAAATTTGATGTGCGTTATTACCTCGTCGCCATCCTCTTCATCATCTTCGACCTTGAAATCGCCTTTCTGTTTCCGTGGGCCATTGTGCTCGACACCATTGGTGTGTTCGGTATCGTGGCGATGGGTATTTTCCTGACTATCCTGATTGTTGGTTTTATCTACGAGTGGAAAAAAGGGGCATTGGAATGGGAGTAG
- the rlmE gene encoding 23S rRNA (uridine(2552)-2'-O)-methyltransferase RlmE: protein MARSKSSQRWLGEHFSDEYVKKAQQEGYRSRAVYKLQEIQEKDRILQPGMKVVDLGAAPGGWSQYATKFVGQKGRIVASDILPLDPLPFVEFVLGDFREESVLMEMLNLLGGDKADLVISDMAPNMSGVDAVDQPRSIHLCELAFDMARQVLKPGGTFLVKLFQGDGSEGFLREVRSSFKTVKVRKPAASRPRSREVYILAQGFVL from the coding sequence ATGGCAAGAAGCAAAAGCAGTCAAAGGTGGCTGGGCGAACATTTTAGTGATGAATACGTCAAAAAAGCACAGCAAGAAGGGTACCGTTCGCGTGCAGTATATAAATTGCAGGAAATTCAGGAGAAAGATCGCATTCTACAGCCCGGCATGAAAGTAGTGGATTTGGGTGCAGCTCCCGGCGGATGGAGCCAGTACGCCACCAAGTTTGTCGGGCAAAAAGGGCGGATTGTGGCGAGTGACATCTTGCCGCTGGATCCGTTACCTTTTGTGGAATTTGTGTTAGGGGATTTTCGTGAAGAATCTGTCCTGATGGAAATGCTGAATTTACTCGGTGGCGATAAAGCAGATCTTGTTATTTCGGATATGGCACCCAATATGAGTGGAGTCGATGCAGTTGATCAGCCACGTTCCATTCATCTGTGTGAACTTGCATTCGATATGGCGCGTCAGGTATTAAAGCCAGGTGGCACTTTTCTGGTGAAACTGTTTCAGGGCGATGGCTCAGAAGGCTTCCTTCGCGAAGTGCGCAGCAGCTTTAAAACAGTAAAAGTAAGGAAACCGGCGGCATCAAGACCACGCAGCCGGGAGGTTTATATATTAGCGCAAGGTTTTGTGTTGTAA
- the secG gene encoding preprotein translocase subunit SecG — protein sequence MLYNVLLIILIVVSVAMIVLILMQQGKGADAGAAFGSGASGTVFGSQGSANFLSRTTGILATIFFLVALALAFLASGRTIESSSIMDAIAPAEKTVETAAPPVSSSDVPPAPAAKEAAPSDVPPAPAVQTEEKPANSAADAEKPVQDTK from the coding sequence ATGTTATACAATGTCTTGTTGATCATTTTGATCGTTGTTTCTGTGGCCATGATTGTGTTAATCCTAATGCAACAGGGCAAAGGTGCTGATGCAGGTGCTGCGTTTGGTAGCGGTGCGTCGGGTACGGTATTCGGTTCACAAGGTTCGGCGAATTTTCTGAGTCGCACTACCGGTATTCTGGCAACGATTTTCTTTTTGGTGGCATTGGCATTAGCTTTCCTTGCTTCAGGGCGTACTATCGAATCGAGTAGTATTATGGATGCGATTGCACCTGCGGAAAAAACTGTGGAAACAGCCGCGCCGCCAGTGTCAAGCAGTGATGTTCCGCCTGCACCTGCTGCGAAAGAAGCTGCGCCTAGCGATGTTCCGCCTGCTCCGGCAGTGCAGACTGAAGAAAAACCGGCAAATTCGGCGGCTGACGCTGAAAAACCCGTGCAAGATACAAAGTAA
- the ftsH gene encoding ATP-dependent zinc metalloprotease FtsH yields MNDLTKNLLIWAVIAFVLIAVFSKFSVPAQPAAAVPYSDFLTNVRSGGVKDVEIRGQKIVGTDNNNARFVTYSPPNDAKLVDDLVANKVKFQASPPEERSVLWDIIISWVPFLLIIGLWIYIMRQMQGGGGGRGAMSFGKSRARMMTEDQVKINFNDVAGCEEAKDEVAELVEFLRDPGKFQKLGGKIPRGVLMVGSPGTGKTLLAKAIAGEAKVPFFSISGSDFVEMFVGVGASRVRDMFEQAKKHAPCIIFIDEIDAVGRQRGAGVGGGHDEREQTLNQLLVEMDGFEGSEGIIVIAATNRPDVLDAALLRPGRFDRQVVVPLPDVRGREQILKVHMRKVPLGDDVRPSLIARGTPGFSGADLANLVNEAALFAARGNKRTVDMNEFEKAKDKIMMGAERKSMVMKEDEKLATAYHEAGHAIVGLSVPEHDPVYKVSIIPRGRALGVTMYLPEEDRYSASKQRLESQISSLYGGRIAEELIYGLEGVTTGASNDIERATSIARNMVTKWGLSSRMGPLAYSEDEGEVFLGRSVTQHKHVSDETAHAIDGEIREVIDRNYTRAKQILTDKMSVLHAMAQALMKYETIDRGQVDALMRGETPPPPADWTDDDSSGGKGTPTKPRPIEGNKTDSGVIGGAASSH; encoded by the coding sequence TTGAACGATTTAACCAAAAATTTGCTGATTTGGGCTGTTATTGCTTTCGTATTGATTGCAGTGTTCAGCAAATTCAGTGTGCCAGCCCAACCGGCTGCTGCCGTGCCGTATTCGGACTTTTTAACCAACGTTCGTAGCGGTGGGGTCAAAGACGTTGAAATCAGAGGCCAAAAGATTGTCGGTACAGACAATAATAATGCGCGATTTGTGACGTACAGTCCGCCAAATGACGCGAAGTTAGTCGATGATTTGGTCGCCAATAAAGTTAAGTTCCAAGCATCACCGCCAGAAGAACGTTCAGTGCTGTGGGATATTATCATTAGTTGGGTACCATTTTTACTGATCATCGGTTTGTGGATTTACATCATGCGCCAGATGCAAGGTGGTGGTGGCGGTCGCGGGGCTATGTCCTTCGGCAAAAGTCGCGCCCGTATGATGACTGAAGATCAGGTCAAAATTAATTTCAATGATGTCGCGGGCTGTGAAGAAGCCAAAGATGAAGTGGCTGAACTTGTCGAGTTTTTACGCGACCCCGGTAAATTCCAAAAACTGGGCGGCAAGATTCCACGCGGTGTATTGATGGTAGGTTCACCGGGTACGGGTAAAACCTTGCTGGCAAAAGCCATTGCGGGTGAAGCTAAAGTACCGTTCTTCAGCATTTCTGGTTCCGACTTCGTGGAAATGTTCGTTGGTGTAGGTGCTTCGCGTGTTCGTGACATGTTCGAGCAGGCTAAGAAACACGCGCCGTGCATTATCTTCATCGACGAAATTGATGCGGTGGGTCGTCAACGTGGTGCAGGTGTGGGCGGCGGTCACGATGAACGTGAGCAAACCCTTAACCAATTACTGGTCGAGATGGACGGTTTTGAAGGCAGTGAAGGCATTATCGTGATTGCTGCCACTAACCGCCCTGACGTATTGGATGCTGCTTTGTTGCGCCCCGGTCGTTTCGACCGCCAAGTGGTCGTGCCATTGCCTGATGTACGCGGTCGTGAGCAAATTCTCAAGGTTCACATGCGCAAAGTGCCGTTGGGCGATGATGTTAGACCATCCCTGATTGCACGCGGTACGCCGGGTTTCTCTGGTGCTGATTTGGCAAACTTGGTAAATGAAGCGGCATTGTTTGCGGCGCGTGGTAATAAGCGTACCGTCGATATGAACGAGTTTGAGAAAGCCAAAGACAAGATCATGATGGGTGCTGAGCGCAAATCCATGGTCATGAAGGAAGATGAAAAATTAGCAACGGCTTACCACGAAGCGGGTCATGCCATTGTGGGTTTGAGTGTTCCTGAACATGATCCGGTCTACAAAGTCAGCATCATTCCACGTGGTCGTGCGTTGGGTGTCACCATGTATTTGCCGGAAGAAGACCGTTACAGCGCCAGTAAGCAGCGCTTGGAAAGTCAGATTTCTAGCTTGTACGGTGGTCGTATTGCTGAAGAGCTGATCTACGGTTTAGAAGGTGTTACTACGGGTGCTTCTAACGACATCGAACGGGCGACCAGTATTGCGCGTAACATGGTCACTAAGTGGGGTTTATCCAGCCGCATGGGGCCACTAGCCTATTCAGAAGATGAAGGCGAAGTGTTCTTAGGGCGCTCGGTCACGCAGCATAAACATGTTTCCGATGAAACCGCACATGCTATTGACGGTGAAATTCGCGAAGTGATTGATCGTAACTACACCCGTGCTAAGCAAATCCTCACCGACAAAATGAGTGTGTTGCACGCCATGGCGCAAGCACTGATGAAGTATGAGACCATTGACCGTGGGCAGGTGGATGCATTGATGCGTGGCGAAACGCCACCACCACCAGCCGATTGGACTGATGATGATTCTTCTGGTGGCAAAGGCACGCCAACGAAACCACGGCCTATTGAAGGCAACAAAACGGACAGTGGCGTGATTGGCGGAGCGGCTAGTTCGCATTAA
- the glmM gene encoding phosphoglucosamine mutase: MARKYFGTDGIRGKIGRYPMTPDFVLKLGWAAGKVLASNGHPLVLIGKDTRISGYMLESALQAGLVAAGVNIRLLGPMPTPAVAYLTRAFRASAGIVISASHNPYDDNGVKFFSGDGTKLPDEVEEEIERWLDMDFETVSSDELGKVERAKDAAGRYIEFCKRALPNNVSLKGLRMVVDCANGATYHVAPDVFKELGAEVIAIGNTPDGININEACGATHVDALCDAVLRYRADLGIALDGDGDRLIMVDQRGDTVDGDEILAIIAHHRHAEGKLQGGVVGTLMSNLGLEKSIQALGVPFYRAKVGDRYVIEQMTQHDCDLGGESSGHIIVRNFITTGDGIIAALQVLRAMRMTGKSLRDLKSVMIKYPQTLINVPTKHKINLNESVAIQDAVRQVEQQLGSRGRVLLRASGTEPLIRVMVEGEDPGETAELAEQIASAVRAAT, from the coding sequence ATGGCAAGAAAATATTTCGGCACGGACGGGATTCGCGGCAAGATCGGGCGCTACCCGATGACACCTGACTTTGTATTAAAATTGGGTTGGGCGGCTGGCAAGGTGCTGGCAAGTAACGGGCATCCTTTGGTGTTGATTGGCAAAGATACCCGTATTTCTGGCTATATGCTTGAATCTGCATTGCAAGCGGGTTTGGTGGCAGCAGGAGTCAATATTCGTTTGTTGGGACCGATGCCTACGCCTGCGGTGGCTTATTTAACTCGTGCGTTCCGTGCTTCTGCTGGAATTGTAATCAGTGCCTCGCACAATCCTTACGATGATAATGGCGTAAAGTTTTTCTCTGGTGACGGCACAAAATTGCCCGACGAAGTAGAAGAAGAAATTGAACGCTGGTTGGATATGGATTTTGAAACCGTGTCTTCCGACGAGCTGGGTAAAGTTGAACGTGCTAAAGACGCGGCGGGGCGTTACATCGAATTCTGCAAACGCGCGTTACCCAACAACGTTTCCTTGAAAGGCTTGCGGATGGTGGTGGATTGCGCCAACGGCGCGACTTACCACGTTGCACCCGATGTTTTCAAAGAGCTGGGCGCGGAAGTCATTGCGATTGGCAACACGCCTGATGGTATCAATATTAATGAAGCGTGCGGCGCAACTCATGTGGATGCTTTGTGCGATGCCGTCTTACGTTATCGTGCTGATCTTGGTATTGCCTTGGACGGTGATGGTGATCGTTTGATCATGGTGGATCAGCGCGGTGATACGGTTGATGGCGATGAGATTCTCGCCATTATTGCGCACCATCGTCATGCTGAAGGCAAGTTACAAGGCGGCGTGGTTGGCACGCTGATGAGCAATCTCGGCTTGGAAAAGTCGATTCAGGCGTTGGGCGTACCGTTTTACCGTGCGAAAGTCGGCGACCGCTACGTTATTGAGCAAATGACGCAACACGATTGTGATTTGGGTGGCGAATCCTCCGGGCATATCATTGTGCGCAATTTCATCACTACCGGTGACGGTATCATTGCCGCACTGCAAGTGTTACGTGCCATGCGCATGACGGGCAAATCGTTACGTGACCTGAAAAGCGTAATGATCAAATACCCGCAAACGCTGATTAATGTTCCGACCAAACACAAGATTAATTTGAATGAATCCGTCGCGATTCAGGATGCAGTGCGTCAAGTTGAGCAACAATTGGGTAGTCGTGGCAGAGTATTATTGCGTGCATCCGGCACTGAGCCATTGATTCGGGTAATGGTTGAAGGCGAAGACCCCGGCGAAACCGCTGAACTGGCAGAGCAAATCGCTAGTGCGGTGCGGGCTGCGACTTGA
- the tpiA gene encoding triose-phosphate isomerase encodes MRQKLVAGNWKLNGSKASIESLMGGILAGLEGMDNVAVAVCPPYVYIPMTQTLVAGSRIGLGSQDIADQDAGAFTGEVSGVMLKEFGCDYAIVGHSERRAIYGEQDADTARKFAAARKHGLKPILCVGETLEEREAGITEAVVARQLDAVIALEGVEALTDGVIAYEPVWAIGTGKTASPQQAQDVHAFIRGKLATLNESVAAKVQILYGGSVKGANATELFAMPDIDGGLIGGAALDAQEFLAICKAGN; translated from the coding sequence ATGCGTCAAAAATTGGTTGCAGGTAACTGGAAACTAAACGGGTCAAAGGCGAGTATCGAGTCTTTGATGGGTGGTATTCTAGCTGGACTGGAAGGCATGGATAATGTAGCGGTGGCAGTTTGCCCACCTTACGTCTACATTCCCATGACTCAAACGCTGGTGGCTGGAAGTCGTATCGGTCTGGGTTCTCAGGATATTGCTGATCAAGACGCAGGTGCTTTCACGGGCGAAGTTTCCGGGGTGATGCTCAAGGAATTTGGCTGTGACTACGCGATTGTGGGTCACTCTGAACGCCGTGCAATTTACGGTGAGCAAGACGCTGATACTGCACGTAAGTTTGCTGCCGCACGTAAGCACGGCCTCAAACCGATTCTGTGTGTGGGCGAAACGCTGGAAGAGCGCGAAGCAGGCATTACCGAAGCGGTCGTGGCGCGTCAACTGGACGCAGTGATTGCGCTGGAAGGTGTGGAAGCACTGACTGACGGTGTGATTGCTTACGAACCGGTGTGGGCGATTGGCACGGGTAAAACCGCTAGTCCGCAACAAGCGCAGGATGTTCATGCGTTTATTCGTGGCAAATTAGCGACGCTGAATGAATCAGTTGCCGCGAAAGTACAAATTTTATACGGTGGCAGCGTTAAAGGCGCGAATGCTACTGAATTGTTTGCAATGCCGGATATTGACGGTGGCTTGATCGGCGGTGCAGCATTGGATGCACAAGAATTCTTAGCCATTTGCAAAGCCGGTAACTAA
- the folP gene encoding dihydropteroate synthase has product MAWQITQSSVQVMGILNVTPDSFSDGGRFHPRDRALQHVEQMLSEGVDIIDVGGESTRPGAASVSVEEELERVIPVIAAIRERFDVPLSVDTSKPEVMLAAVSAGADLINDVCALQQPGALIACAPLTVPICLMHMQGQPRTMQQSPHYDDVVQDVSQFFQERIAACETAGIARQRLILDPGFGFGKTLSHNVDLLRRLTAFSDLGLPILVGLSRKSMIGTLLDNRPIEGRLHGSVAGAVIAAMQGANIVRVHDVGATVDALKIVNAVMNK; this is encoded by the coding sequence ATGGCATGGCAAATCACGCAATCTTCTGTACAGGTAATGGGCATCCTGAATGTCACGCCGGATTCGTTTTCTGACGGTGGTCGATTTCATCCGCGTGACCGCGCCTTACAACACGTTGAGCAAATGTTGTCTGAGGGTGTGGATATTATTGATGTGGGTGGGGAATCCACGCGCCCTGGTGCGGCTTCTGTATCAGTTGAAGAGGAACTGGAGCGGGTTATTCCGGTGATTGCCGCGATTCGTGAGCGTTTTGATGTGCCGTTGTCGGTGGATACCAGTAAACCTGAGGTGATGCTGGCGGCAGTTAGCGCGGGCGCTGATTTAATCAATGATGTGTGTGCCTTACAGCAACCCGGTGCATTGATAGCCTGTGCGCCGCTTACCGTGCCAATTTGCCTGATGCACATGCAGGGGCAACCGCGCACCATGCAGCAATCACCTCACTATGATGATGTGGTGCAGGATGTTTCACAATTCTTCCAAGAGCGCATTGCAGCTTGTGAAACGGCTGGAATTGCACGACAGCGCTTAATTCTTGATCCAGGGTTTGGATTTGGGAAAACTTTGTCGCATAATGTGGACTTATTGCGCAGATTGACGGCGTTTTCTGATTTGGGCTTGCCTATACTCGTAGGGCTTTCACGTAAATCCATGATCGGCACTTTGTTGGATAATCGCCCGATAGAGGGACGTTTGCATGGCAGTGTGGCTGGCGCGGTAATCGCTGCCATGCAAGGCGCAAATATTGTACGGGTACACGACGTGGGCGCAACGGTCGATGCACTCAAAATCGTTAACGCAGTCATGAATAAATAA
- a CDS encoding L,D-transpeptidase family protein codes for MNLKKTGLVPVFLLWLFYLTACAPSLEQSLDHLKLPAATTQLLLVTTTDWETSTATLQRMEKSADQWHAVGERISVRVGRNGLGWGVGLHQDGDGVQKLEGDGKAPAGVFPLGMAFGYAEQAPVGLQMPYRIASERDYFIDAVDSPDYNRWRHIPLEQANEPKQYWRSFERMRRDDHQYELGMIVGHNLFPTTAGRGSAIFLHVWLNPDTATSGCTAMAKADLLSVLTWLKPAANPLLLQAPADQVADLRFPEAQ; via the coding sequence TTGAATCTTAAGAAAACCGGCCTCGTGCCGGTTTTCTTGTTATGGCTATTTTATTTAACGGCCTGTGCGCCGTCGTTAGAACAGTCGCTTGATCACCTGAAACTGCCTGCTGCGACCACGCAGCTTTTGCTGGTGACGACGACTGATTGGGAGACTTCGACCGCTACGCTACAACGCATGGAAAAGTCTGCTGATCAGTGGCACGCGGTTGGCGAGCGCATTTCGGTTAGGGTAGGGCGCAATGGGCTTGGCTGGGGTGTCGGCTTGCATCAGGATGGTGACGGTGTGCAAAAACTGGAGGGCGACGGTAAAGCGCCCGCAGGCGTGTTCCCCTTGGGGATGGCGTTTGGTTATGCGGAGCAAGCGCCGGTTGGTTTGCAAATGCCCTACCGCATTGCCAGCGAGCGCGATTATTTTATTGATGCAGTGGATTCCCCCGATTACAACCGTTGGCGCCATATTCCGTTGGAGCAAGCGAATGAACCCAAACAATATTGGCGTTCGTTTGAGCGAATGCGCCGTGATGATCACCAGTACGAACTGGGTATGATTGTCGGGCACAATTTATTCCCCACCACAGCGGGGCGTGGTAGTGCTATTTTTCTGCATGTTTGGTTGAATCCTGACACGGCGACATCGGGCTGTACGGCAATGGCAAAAGCAGATTTATTGAGCGTTTTGACTTGGTTAAAACCTGCTGCCAATCCGCTGTTGCTACAAGCGCCAGCGGATCAGGTGGCAGATTTACGCTTTCCAGAAGCTCAATAA